In Chanodichthys erythropterus isolate Z2021 chromosome 20, ASM2448905v1, whole genome shotgun sequence, the genomic stretch TTCATGTGTCCGAAAGACGCTTTGGGATTTCCAAGTGAGTTATTAAGGCTGATTCCAGTTCTttatggatatatatatatagcgtaATGTATCTTTATCAGCTTTAActcattaaacatttttattttggatATGAGTATCAgtatttactgtatatattcACATTCTATTATACTTTTAATGACTGTACAAACGTGTCAAATGTTTGAGgcctgaaaatatatttatgttagTATATGAATTTCAAGACCGCATAAGACATTTGACTGTTTGTCTGTGTGATGTATATGTGAAGGCAGATGTATTTAATATTCACGGTTGGTATGTGTAGAAgtatgtgtaaaaaaacaacaacagattGTTCACATGTGCTATACAAGGGCACCTGGGGGGCAGAGAAAGGGTAAATTAGGGAATGTTTTGGGCCAGAGCCAGTGCTGTGACTTCACTGTTGGGGAATGACTTAACAGCGCAAGGGCAATCTGTTGCTGAGCGTGATATATGGGTATGAAGAGCTTGTCTGAGATTCACCAAGGCAAATTTTCACACATCATTAGAGAAGGATATTAATGTACAAGAATGCCCATTTGTAACATAGTGGTGCTTGCATTATATAACTGAGACTATATACGTACAGTACTCATTGCAAATTTTTTACTTCATTGGAATGGTTTGAAACTTGGTGTTTTTGTGGTGCCTGCaatactgtcagaaaaaaaaggtacagtGCTGTCACTGGGACGGTACCCTAAGGTACAAAGGTAAATTCTTACTTACCCCTAaatggtgcatattagtaccttaaaggtacatatttgtacttttaaagtgcatatttgtaccttaaaggtacatattagtacctttttACCTTTGTACCTTAGGGTACCGCCCCAGTGACAGCACTGTACCTTTTTTTATGACAGTGTATGAACACACAAATAACTGACAATAATAACGACAATGGATGTCAAAATATATCCAAATGGAAAACCTAATAAAAGTAATTATGTCTGAAAATACTTCAATAAGCAACTAGTGAAAATACATTCATACCATAGTACATACACATGAATTTCTCAAACCAGCTGGCATCTGCCTTACGTGAATTGGATAGAACTTTCttctaatatttgtattattttatatatatatatataaaaaaaaggatAATTAAGAGGTGAATATTGTCCAGTATCATGAAATCgcctaaaaaaaaagaatacatattactgaaaaaaatacagtaaatttctttcattaaaaaagttTTGCTTAGTCTTGACCCATCAGTGAGGAATATCACAGGGTTAATACTTCACTTGATAGTTTCAGTCACATTTTGAAAGCATGATGTTGTCACTGAAAGTAACAAAGaaattaatgaaatgaaatttggCTGTTTTAAGCTCCcactaagaaaaaaattgtCCATTACGATGTAGTAAAACTATCTGCCTACAGTAATAGAtctattaatatattatgtaatttTAACCTCGGTCGATAATTGAGACGCAAGATGATGCCAGTGTGCCGTCTGCAGTGTGATACGAGAAACATGAAAGTAGCGCTGCCATGAATGACAGCGAATATTAGGAAATTTCAGAACCCTGGATGGTGCGATTGgcaaatcagaatcaagtattcaaGAACGCATGTGTAATATATTTCAAGTATCACAAAAGATTTGATGTTTTCCTTTAGACAGAACAGGGACAGTTGGGAACATCAAGACTCTGGGAGACACATACCAATTCACAGTGGATGTCCAAGACTTTTCACCTGAGGATGTGATAGTCACCACCTCAAACAATCAGATTGAAGTTCATGCTGAAAAGGTAAACAGACACAGACCTCTGTATAATACATCTGACTTTTCAGAATATCATTCATTCCCTTATGTATGCATTTTTGTTCAACAGCTTGCTGCTGATGGGACAGTGTTGAACACTTTTACCCACAAATGCCAACTACCAGAGGACGTGGACCCCACCTCGGTCAAGTCATGTTTAGGGCCTGATGGGACTCTCACTATAAAAGCACAGAGAAACACTGCAAAACTAGAGCATGCACAGACGTTCCGCACAGAGATCAAAATTTAGATCTTTCCCCTCTTGCTGTATCTGTTTCCCTGTGATAAATGACCTTGAAAATATAGCTACTTAGTCCTGCTTTGTCATTCCTCCATGACCTTCTCTCATTTCTTCTCATTAGACTTGGATGGAATTTAATCCTGTCATATGTATTCAAAACATTCAAGACAAATGTACTGCTAATGTCAATTCCCTGCTAATTGAATATCACCTTACAGTATACGTACAGTGaggtccaaaagtctgagaccacattGAAAATCTGTGATTCAAATTTTAAACTTAGAAAGAAAGAGAACATTTTGGGATTTTGAGagtagaaaagaaaaaatatgtatatttaaattaataagaaatatttcagaTTCTGCACTATTTCTATGACACTAATCATGTGACTCTTTGTACAGGCGGTTAGATGTTCTTGGTTTCATTTAAGCTCAAGATGTTTTTTCAATCATCAAATTatgctggagaacatgatcaGGTTTGACACAAACTTGTCAAGTTTATGCAGCTCAAATGCTGCTATCATTAAAGGAAATAGGACTAACCAAGTTTGCTATCTTttcaagatattgttgaaaaaagaTAACCTCACATTTTTGGAGCCTACTGTATGACAAACAATCAGAACGAATGATGCAACTAATTCCCAAATGGCGAAAAATCTATTAATTGAACggattgttattgttatcaAAAGGTACATTTTCTAAATGTAAAATTGTTGTGTTGTGTGATTAACATGCTACTTTAAAACGGAATAAAACCAGGACACCTTTGATGAATATTTTGAGCTTGTGAGTCAGTGATTTGGTTCCTGTCCACTTCCATTAAAGTGGACATCATGTGCAAATGACAGGTACTCTATGTGTCTCTGAGTACTATTCTATAAATAGAGTCTGCTGTTATTATTCAGTCTTATCATCTactatttttatgctttatgtCATCCATCAACCTGTCACTGTGCTGTAGGCTACCGGATACAAATATATGCAAATCACTGCCTACCATTATAACAGgttatttctttcaaaattggaaattaaaattaaaaagaaattattCCTGCATCCAGAGAAATTCAATGGAATATCAAAAACTCTACCATGCTGGACTGGAGCCATCTTAAACTAGTCTTTGCTGGCTTAACTAGGTCAGCTGGTCTTTAAGCCTAACCAACTGAAAAatggaagaaaagaaaaaaaaatcctttaaaaCCAGATTGGAAGATCAGATAAGACCAGAAAATGTTTTCCAGCattaaaagtttatattaatattcTAAATTCTTGAGGAAATATGAACATTTACATTAGATTAAAAATGTAGCAACATATGTGACCCTAGATGAcgaaaccagtcataagtcacatgggtatatttgtacAACAATACATTTCATGGGTCAAAaatatcgatttttcttttatgccaaaaatcattaggatattaagtaaggatcgtgttccatgaagatattttgtaaattacctaccataaatatatcaaaaatgtattttttgagtggatatgcattgctaaggacttcctATGGACAAATTTAAAGCCGTTtttattttctcattattttttttttttacaccctcagattccagattttcaaatagttgtatcgcggccaaatattgtcctatcctaataAACCATACATCAATCGAAAAcctatttattcagctttcagatgatttttcaaaaaaattgacccttataactggttttgtggtccagggtcacatatatagATGTACTACCGTTATTTGAATGTGATTCGGGGGAACATAAACTTAATGTATAAGTAAAGCacctaaaaaaacaaagaaacaggcCTGCCAATTTTTGCCCCAAGATACATGGTAATGGTTCACTGACGATTTAGTTAATGACTAAAATGTGAAGTAAAACTGCCCCCTTAGATTTGCATATCAgctcaaaacacattttaatatgtAACCCGTGGTGGTTTTTAAAACGCATTAATGACCCAATTCATAAACTAGCTGCGTTTTATTTTATGGATATTTCCTCACTCTGGTCTTATTATTAGATcactgtttttaaataatagctAAAGTTCGCCGTCATGTGGTCAAAACAGTTACAAGAAAAGCCCGCGCATGCGCTATGCTGCTTAACTTCCAGCCATTAGCTCGGCCACTATCAATCGATCAGAGAGCGGAAGATGGCGGCGCGACGAGGCTGAGCACTGAGATCGATCACCGAAACACTCGATTGGACGGATCAGCTGAAGTCAGGGAAAGCTTGAAACTCGTCCATTATAAAAGGTAAAGAACGTCAAACACGACCCGATCATCCAGTTGTTTTTAGGACTACTTTTCAGATACGTCTCTAAACGAACGCGCAGCTAAAATGAGGAAAGAAGAGGCAGGATTACAGCCCGCCTCTGTCAGCGCCATCTTGATCCAGCAGGGCCAGGCACGCTAAATTAATCCCGGaactaagagagagagagagaggactcATAATCAATCCGCAACATCGTCACATTCTTGTCGGGTTGTTGCGCAGTTGCTCGCCAAATCACTAGACACATTTACTCGTTAAAGCCAGGCAATCAGACATCATTGTGCTCGACTCGGCTGATAATGACAGTTTGAATTTGACTGCAGGACAAAATGTCCCGAGCGAGCTCGAGATAAACATTTCAGTGTCGCACAGAAACACACACGGACTGTTGCGTAATGATGCTTGTTTATTGAAGTAAATAAAGTCTGTTGGATGATTAATGTTTGGGCATTGTACATGCACTGAATCATAATGAGAATAATGCACCATAGAGGGATAATTTTGTTCTGTGGATTAGATAATTTCATTACATATTCAGATACAGCTTACAGCAGTACTGTTGGATGAGATGTAGATCATAGTACAGGGATAAATCTTCAGTTTTAGGACTTTAAATTGTGAAAGCACTTGCtttgaaaaaaatactgaaTATTATAATATTGAATCATGGCCATAATCACATGAACGACCATGTGTTTTCTGCATTATTCAGATAGTTCTTAAACTTTTACATAATGGTAAAATTGACAGGGGTTGGGACAGGAGCAGAATTTATATGAATAGGCTTGGGACAGAGTTGACCAGATGAAGGCCCTGGTTCACCTCAATTTGTTTACATCCTTGCAAACTGGGACATTTGTTTATGAGCCTCAAATTCAAAAGTTGCAATAGTGcaatattttttcttcttttcttgaTCAGGATACTGTGGTCTAAAGTTCTATAGTCTGCTCCATCAGTTATGGACTTTCCTTGGCACAGTGGGAAAGTCCTTGGGCAACTTAATGAACAACGTCAGTTGGGTCTTCTTTGTGACTGCACTTTTGTGGTTGATGGAGTAGACTTCAAGGCCCACAAGGCTGTGCTGGCGGCATGTAGTGCTTACTTCCGCACACTCTTTTTGGACCAGAAAGATGTTGTTCATCTTGATATCAGCAACGCAGCAGGTAGGCTTGCAGTCTTACGGAGAACTTTAATTAAAGTGACTGTCTCCacctaaaaatgtaaattcggTCAtcaatttctcaccctcatgtcgttccaaatgcatttctttctctctgcggaacacaaaagaaggttTTTTTAAAGAACGTTGGGAACCTATCAATATTGGTGCCCATTGATCTCCACTGTATGGACAAAGAACACATTTTCTTTcatgttccacaaaagaaagtaagtcatacacttttgaaacaacatgagggtgagtaattattttTGGGTTAATGATCCCTTTAATCTGATCTTTTGTGGTTAATtatatgtaattaaatttataaCATTTCTGTGCTCATTATtagttatttgttgttttctgcCTTTGTCTAATGCGTTCAATCTTTTATTCAGGTCTTGAGCAGGTCCTTGAGTTTATGTACACCGCAAAGCTGACTTTGAACCCTCAGAACATTGAGGACGTTATTGCTGTAGCTACTTTCCTTCAAATGCAGGAAATCGTCAATGCTTGTTCAGCTTTTCAGTCCTTGACTGCCCCTTCATCAACCAAACCTGGTTAGTGCAGAGTTCAGATTCTCATATGCTGTTAGTTTAAGAAGGTACTAAAGTTATAAGTCTCTCAAGCCGCCCTTTCTCATTTGTGTTCATGTAAAGTAGTAGTAACTGAGCCGGTGGAGGAGCAGCCGAGATCTGTGAAGAATCCGGAGGATGCAAGTTCCCAGGATGAGCAGGAGAGTCATCCAATGACTCAGAATGTGGTTCCTGAAGTGAAGGAAGCTCCCTCGCAGTCGGAAACAACAGAAACCCAGGAGATTGTGAGCAACATGACtgagaaacaaagcacaaagtctcTGAGAGCTGTCAGCAAAATTAGTGGGCTGTCCAAAACAAGACCAAAAAAAGCCAGTCTCTTGGATAGTAAGGCAGaaacagaggaagagagagCCACAAAAGAGATTCCACCCTACCAAGATGACCCTTCTGATGCAGACTACACTCCTAGTTAGTGTCCATTCTCTACTCGTAGTGcttttgttaaagggatagttcacccaaaaatgaaaaaatctatcatcatttactcagttgttcaaaatctgtgtaaatttctttattctgttaaacacaaaggaagatattttgaaaaatgtgttaaactgaacagttttggggcaacattgacttccatagtagttttttcctactatggaagtcagtggtgccccaaagtggcctggttacaaactttcttcaaaatatcttttatacttcaaaatatctaatttatacagattttgaacaaattgagggtgagtaaatgatgatagaattttcatttttgggtgaactatccctttaatgttaacCGTGTTTCAATACTTTTGTGACACTATACTGCTCCTACAGATCTCTCACAGAGGATGGCGGCTAAACGGTCGTATGTTAGCACAAGGAGAAGCAAGTCTAAATATGCAACCGTTCACACATCTGCACAAGGTAAATTCTGCCTTAAATAACTATGGTGTACATTCACCTTATATATTTTTAGGATTAGGTTTCATAACTGTTAACCTTTTTACTAAAAGCTGATGACGCAGAGGAAAGTCTATCAAAAACTGAGAGCGTGGAGAACGTGGTACAAGAAGAGGATGAAGGAGACGAGGAaggagaagaggaggaggagcagGAAGAAGGAGATGAGGACATGGACACAGAGGATGGAGAAACGACGGGTTCGGAGGGGAAGCAGTCTGCGACCGCAGCTGAGCGCAGTGAGTCCAGAGCATATGGCTCCGTCATTCACAAATGTGAGGTGAGAAATTATTCAGTCTTTATTGTCTCTGTCCTTTATAAAAGTTGTACACACTCTTAAAAGTAAAGATTTTAATAGGTTTACTAGATCTCTTTACTgttgtattttcattttggttaTCTGATTCGTGCAGGACTGTGGGAAGAAATTTACACACACAGGCAATTTTAAACGTCACATGCGCATTCACACTGGTGAGAAGCCATTTAGTTGCAGAGACTGTAACAAAGCCTTCTCAGACCCAGCTGCCTGCAAAGCACATGAGAAAACACACAGGTGAGCCTAATGCTCTTCCTCTACAGTCTCATCTGACTTGTGAACCATAAGATGAAATATGTAAACCATATTAACAGAAAAACTTCACAATGTGCAGTTTTCCTTACACACATTCTTACACGTTACTGTTTCTCCAGTCCTCTAAAGCCATACTGCTGTTCCACTTGCGGAAAGAGTTATCGGCAAATCAGTCTGCTGAACCTACACCGGAAGCGACACACGGATGAGGCGCGGTACAGCTGTGAGGATTGTGGGAAGCTCTTCACCACTTCTGGAAACCTAAAGCGGCATCAGTTGGTGCACAGTGGAGAAAAACCCTACCACTGTGACTACTGCGAACGAGCCTTTTCTGACCCCACTGCCAAGATGCGACATCTAGAGACCCACGATACTGACAAAGGTCACAAATGTCAACACTGTGACAAGAAATTCAACCAGGTGAGGGATCCATTTGTACTTGTGTAAAATTTGAcctt encodes the following:
- the hspb7 gene encoding heat shock protein beta-7, with translation MSGTNSSAYRSERSYHQTSSSSSSSSTSTNPYMEKSRGLFAEDFGSFMCPKDALGFPNRTGTVGNIKTLGDTYQFTVDVQDFSPEDVIVTTSNNQIEVHAEKLAADGTVLNTFTHKCQLPEDVDPTSVKSCLGPDGTLTIKAQRNTAKLEHAQTFRTEIKI
- the zbtb17 gene encoding zinc finger and BTB domain-containing protein 17 isoform X1 encodes the protein MDFPWHSGKVLGQLNEQRQLGLLCDCTFVVDGVDFKAHKAVLAACSAYFRTLFLDQKDVVHLDISNAAGLEQVLEFMYTAKLTLNPQNIEDVIAVATFLQMQEIVNACSAFQSLTAPSSTKPVVVTEPVEEQPRSVKNPEDASSQDEQESHPMTQNVVPEVKEAPSQSETTETQEIVSNMTEKQSTKSLRAVSKISGLSKTRPKKASLLDSKAETEEERATKEIPPYQDDPSDADYTPNLSQRMAAKRSYVSTRRSKSKYATVHTSAQADDAEESLSKTESVENVVQEEDEGDEEGEEEEEQEEGDEDMDTEDGETTGSEGKQSATAAERSESRAYGSVIHKCEDCGKKFTHTGNFKRHMRIHTGEKPFSCRDCNKAFSDPAACKAHEKTHSPLKPYCCSTCGKSYRQISLLNLHRKRHTDEARYSCEDCGKLFTTSGNLKRHQLVHSGEKPYHCDYCERAFSDPTAKMRHLETHDTDKGHKCQHCDKKFNQLGNLKAHLKIHIADGPLKCKECGKQFTTSGNLKRHLRVHSGEKPFVCMHCQRAFADPGALQRHVRIHTGEKPCLCLICGKGFTQASSLIAHVRQHTGEKPYVCDRCGKRFVQSSQLANHIRHHDNIRPHKCHTCNKAFVNVGDLSKHIIIHTGEKPFLCDKCGRGFNRVDNLRSHVKTVHQGKAGMKRLVVAEEDDEEEKLLPDSAPGSELDNNEVNIVTVTTDDIVTLATEALAGSTVAQLTVLPVATSVSADETEALKAEITKAVEKVQEADPNTQILYACDSCGEKFLDASSLAQHVRIHTAQALVMFQADSDFYQQYAGDGTWQTTEQVIQGGELLFRTREEDSEEGEGALAQPESQTEGAEEETSSQAETEEGSGKV
- the zbtb17 gene encoding zinc finger and BTB domain-containing protein 17 isoform X2; its protein translation is MDFPWHSGKVLGQLNEQRQLGLLCDCTFVVDGVDFKAHKAVLAACSAYFRTLFLDQKDVVHLDISNAAGLEQVLEFMYTAKLTLNPQNIEDVIAVATFLQMQEIVNACSAFQSLTAPSSTKPVVTEPVEEQPRSVKNPEDASSQDEQESHPMTQNVVPEVKEAPSQSETTETQEIVSNMTEKQSTKSLRAVSKISGLSKTRPKKASLLDSKAETEEERATKEIPPYQDDPSDADYTPNLSQRMAAKRSYVSTRRSKSKYATVHTSAQADDAEESLSKTESVENVVQEEDEGDEEGEEEEEQEEGDEDMDTEDGETTGSEGKQSATAAERSESRAYGSVIHKCEDCGKKFTHTGNFKRHMRIHTGEKPFSCRDCNKAFSDPAACKAHEKTHSPLKPYCCSTCGKSYRQISLLNLHRKRHTDEARYSCEDCGKLFTTSGNLKRHQLVHSGEKPYHCDYCERAFSDPTAKMRHLETHDTDKGHKCQHCDKKFNQLGNLKAHLKIHIADGPLKCKECGKQFTTSGNLKRHLRVHSGEKPFVCMHCQRAFADPGALQRHVRIHTGEKPCLCLICGKGFTQASSLIAHVRQHTGEKPYVCDRCGKRFVQSSQLANHIRHHDNIRPHKCHTCNKAFVNVGDLSKHIIIHTGEKPFLCDKCGRGFNRVDNLRSHVKTVHQGKAGMKRLVVAEEDDEEEKLLPDSAPGSELDNNEVNIVTVTTDDIVTLATEALAGSTVAQLTVLPVATSVSADETEALKAEITKAVEKVQEADPNTQILYACDSCGEKFLDASSLAQHVRIHTAQALVMFQADSDFYQQYAGDGTWQTTEQVIQGGELLFRTREEDSEEGEGALAQPESQTEGAEEETSSQAETEEGSGKV